The nucleotide window AGACGTTCCTCGAACTCAACGACGAACCGCTCCGTCGGTACGCCGACTGCGAGGACTCCGCGGAGATCGTCGCGGTCCAACAGGAGTACCTCGACCGGGAGTAGCCCGGGAACGGGCGAGCTCGGTTCACAGTCGACACCAGAACCGAGCGGGGGTGAGACAAGCCTTTTGCCCGAATCGGACGTACGATCGGTCGATGGTATCCACAGGCGACGCCGCACCCACGTTCACCGCGACGGTCGGCACGAGCGACCACGAACCGTTCGACCTCGACGAGGAGATCGGCGACGGGCCGGTCGTCCTGGCCTTCTTCCCCGGCGCGTTCACGCCGCCGTGTACGAACGAGATGATCGCGTTCCAGGAGCGCGCCGACGCGTTCGCGGACGCGGGCGCGACGCTGTTCGGGATCAGTGCCGACTCGCCGTTCTCGCAGGGCGCGTTCCGCGAGGAGCACGGGATCGAGTTCGACCTCGTGAGCGACATGGCCGGCGACGCCATCCGGGCGTACGGCCTCGAAATCGATATCGCCGACCTGGGGCTTCACGGGATCGCCAACCGGGCAGTGTTCGTGATCGACGACGACGGCGAGATCGTCTACGACTGGGTCGCCGACGACCCCACGAACGAGCCGGACTACGAGGCTGTGCTGGACGCGGTCGAGAGCGCTTAGGACAGCGACGTGCTGGCCGATCACGGTCCAGCGACACCCGAATTTCTGTTTTTCACTGCTGCTGACGCATCGTCGATCGACACGACTACCGAAGCCCCGGCCGCTCGACTGTACGTGACTTCCTTCGGTGAGAGCGACTCCGTGACCGAGACCACCGAAGCCCCAGCCGGGAGGCGGACAGACGCTCGCTGTGCTCCTCGCTCGGTCGCTTCGCTCCCTCGTTGCGGTGCTTGCGTCGCCTCTGCCCGCCTCCCGGCTGCCCCTTCGAGTCCCGCCTCACCCCGCCCCGCACAGCCTCACGCCTCCCCAGCCTCGTCGGCCGGCCTCCGCTTCGCTCCGGCCGCCCGACTCCCTCGCGCGGCGCTCTCGCCGGCGGCTTCGCCGCCGGCTGTCCGAGGGACCTTCGGTCCCTCGCTACTCGCGCCCCTAAAAGGGCGCTCGGAGGCGCGCGCCGACCGGAAAACGGGTGAGTAGTGGCCGAGAATGCCGTGTATAAATACTCGCTGAAAATTGCTACTCTCAGTTTAATTTTTAATAACTATTTATAAATAGGGTCTCGGAGATGGCAGTCGGATTAATAACGCTCCGCCGGGTACGATCGGGTAATGAGCGACTCACGCGAACCGACCGGTCCCGATGACGGGCCGACCGAACCGTCCGGCGGGGGGTCCGACCGCCCCGACGGGACGGAACTCCGGCTCTCAGTGCCGGACATGGACTGCTCGTCGTGCGCGGGGAAAGTCGAGGGCGCGCTCGACCGCGAGGGCGTCCTCTCGGTCGACACGCGACCGACGACGGGCGTCGTCGTCCTCACGTACGACCCGGAGCGCACGGACGTCGAGGCGCTGACGGCGGCCGTCGAGCGCGCCGGCTACGCGGTCGCCGACGCGGAGTCAGACGGCGTCGCGGACGACCTGTTCACCAGCCCCCGAGCGATCGCCACCGCGATCGGCGGCGGCCTCCTCGCGGTTGGGCTCGTCTTGGAGTGGCTGCTCCCCGGACTCGACCCGACCTTGGTGACGCTGGGTGGGATTGGCTTCCTCGGCCCGTACGTCGTCACCGGGGCGTCCGTCGCGTACCTGCTGGCGGTCGCGGTCGCCGGCCCGCCGATCCTCCGGAACGGGTTCTACTCGCTGCGGGGGTTGAGCCTCGACATCGACCTGCTGATGAGCGTGGGAGTCGTCGCGGCGCTGCTCGTCGACCTCCCGTTCGAGGCGGCGACGCTCGCGGTGCTGTTCTCGGTCGCCGAACTCCTCGAACGCTACTCCATCGACCGGGCGCGCACCTCCCTGCGCGAGCTGATGGAGCTGTCCCCCGACGAGGCGGTCGTGATCCGCGACGGCGACGAGGAGACCGTGCCCGTCGAGAGCGTGGCGACGGGCGAACGGTTGGCGGTGCGCCCCGGCGAGCGCGTCCCCCTCGACGGCGTCGTCCGCGAGGGGTCCGGCGCGGTCGACGAGTCGCCGATCACCGGCGAGTCCGTCCCCGCGGAGAAGGCCTCCGGCGACGAGGTGTACGCCGGCTCGATCAACGAGGCCGGCTACCTCGAAATCGAGGCGACGGCCCCCGCGTCGGAGTCGACCATCGCGAAGGTCGTCGAACTCGTCGAGGCCGCCAACGGCGAGGAGACGCGCGCCGAGCGGTTCGTCGACCGCTTCGCGGGCGTCTACACTCCGGTCGTCGTGGTCGGGGCGATCCTCACCGCCGCGCTCGGCCCGGTTCTCGTCGGCGGCGGCGCGGAGACGTGGTTCGTCCGCGGGCTCACCCTGCTCGTGGTCGCGTGCCCCTGCGCGTTCGTCATCTCGACGCCCGTCAGCGTCGTCTCCGGCGTCACCGCCGCGGCCCGCAACGGCGTCCTGATCAAGGGCGGCGAACACCTGGAGGCCGCGGGCGACGTCGACGCCGTCGCGCTCGACAAGACCGGGACGCTCACGCGGGGCGAGCTGTCGGTGACCGACGTCGTC belongs to Halorubrum sp. DM2 and includes:
- a CDS encoding redoxin domain-containing protein; this encodes MVSTGDAAPTFTATVGTSDHEPFDLDEEIGDGPVVLAFFPGAFTPPCTNEMIAFQERADAFADAGATLFGISADSPFSQGAFREEHGIEFDLVSDMAGDAIRAYGLEIDIADLGLHGIANRAVFVIDDDGEIVYDWVADDPTNEPDYEAVLDAVESA
- a CDS encoding cation-translocating P-type ATPase — protein: MSDSREPTGPDDGPTEPSGGGSDRPDGTELRLSVPDMDCSSCAGKVEGALDREGVLSVDTRPTTGVVVLTYDPERTDVEALTAAVERAGYAVADAESDGVADDLFTSPRAIATAIGGGLLAVGLVLEWLLPGLDPTLVTLGGIGFLGPYVVTGASVAYLLAVAVAGPPILRNGFYSLRGLSLDIDLLMSVGVVAALLVDLPFEAATLAVLFSVAELLERYSIDRARTSLRELMELSPDEAVVIRDGDEETVPVESVATGERLAVRPGERVPLDGVVREGSGAVDESPITGESVPAEKASGDEVYAGSINEAGYLEIEATAPASESTIAKVVELVEAANGEETRAERFVDRFAGVYTPVVVVGAILTAALGPVLVGGGAETWFVRGLTLLVVACPCAFVISTPVSVVSGVTAAARNGVLIKGGEHLEAAGDVDAVALDKTGTLTRGELSVTDVVPLGGRDAADVLACATAIERRSEHPVAEAIVSRGEETEVRADADSTDVTGFEALTGEGVRADLDGKTHYAGKPSLFADLGFDLSHAHVRSDGGVVRGAERHESAEDAPETPDPEPCDHGKYLDLASETIPRLQAEGKTVVLVGTETELEGVIAVADTVRPEAAWVVDRLHDLGVDRVAMLTGDNERTARAIGDRVGVDEVRAELLPDEKVAAVRELAAETEGGVAMVGDGINDAPALAAADVGIAMGAAGTDTAIETADVALMADDLTRLPYVIDLSARASDTIRRNIGATLAVKAVLAAGAPLGYVSVAMAVVVGDMGMSLGVTGNALRLGNVEPAEPPASSAESADSDARSVEPGA